Proteins encoded by one window of Glycine soja cultivar W05 chromosome 15, ASM419377v2, whole genome shotgun sequence:
- the LOC114388214 gene encoding heavy metal-associated isoprenylated plant protein 33-like, with translation MSKEEFLKIQKCVLKVNIHCDGCKNKVKKILQKIDGVFTTEIDAEQGKVTVSGNVDPNVLIKKLAKSGKHAELWGAPKGNNNIQNNMANQFKNMQIDNNGKGGGNNKGQKGGGGNNQPKGNNQQGQNPQQQLQQHLQQLQHMKGFQDLKLPQFKDMKLPNPNPNPNPKAVKFSLPEEDDLSDDELDEFDDEFDDEFDDDEMDDPQHPLNKMMMMKPPMGGKPPVGNVPMGNGASMMLNSMMNAQKGGNGGGGNGKKGGGGGGGGPVPVQVHNMGGGNEGKNGNGGKKGGGGNNQNQGGGNKNNGGKNGGGMPEGKNGNSKNNGGGGIPNNNGNGGKKGNNGMGEGVQAMNMFPNMGGHNPSMVGANMGPMNNMSIPMGNMPMTQMGNIPAVQGLPAAAAMNGGAAGGGYFQGGGGGPDMMPGGNSYQQQQYMAAMMNQQRAMGNDRFQPMMYARPPMAVNYMYPPPYSYPPPPHEPYSNYFSDENTSSCSVM, from the exons ATGAGTAAAGAAGAGTTTTTGAAGATACAG AAATGTGTTCTCAAAGTGAACATACACTGTGACGGGTGCAAGAACAAAGTTAAGAAAATCTTGCAGAAGATTGATG GGGTGTTTACCACCGAGATAGATGCAGAACAAGGGAAGGTGACGGTTTCAGGGAATGTGGACCCCAACGTTCTCATCAAGAAGCTTGCGAAATCAGGGAAACATGCTGAACTCTGGGGTGCCCCCAAAGGAAACAACAACATCCAGAACAACATGGCGAACCAGTTTAAGAACATGCAGATTGACAATAATGGCAAAGGTGGGGGAAACAACAAGGGTCAAAAGGGTGGTGGTGGGAATAACCAGCCAAAGGGTAATAATCAACAAGGGCAGAACCCCCAACAGCAGCTTCAGCAGCATCTGCAACAGCTTCAGCATATGAAAGGGTTCCAAGATCTGAAGCTGCCTCAATTCAAGGACATGAAACTGCCCAACCCGAACCCGAACCCGAACCCGAAAGCGGTTAAATTCAGTTTGCCTGAGGAGGATGATTTGTCTGATGATGAATTAGACGAGTTTGATGATGAGTTCGACGACGAGTTCGATGACGATGAAATGGATGATCCTCAGCATCCTCTGaataagatgatgatgatgaagccCCCTATGGGTGGTAAGCCTCCTGTGGGTAATGTCCCTATGGGTAATGGGGCTTCGATGATGTTGAATAGTATGATGAATGCTCAGAAAGGTGgcaatggtggtggtggtaatgGGAAGAAaggaggaggtggtggtggtggaggaccTGTGCCTGTTCAAGTGCATAACATGGGTGGTGGAAATGAGGGTAAAAATGGAAATGGAGGAAAGAAAGGTGGCGGCGGAAATAATCAGAATCAGGGTGGAGGTAACAAAAACAACGGTGGCAAAAATGGAGGTGGGATGCCAGAGGGTAAGAATGGAAACAGCAAAAATAATGGTGGTGGTGGAATTCCAAATAACAATGGGAATGGAGGTAAAAAGGGTAATAATGGAATGGGTGAAGGTGTTCAAGCTATGAACATGTTCCCAAACATGGGTGGTCATAATCCTAGTATGGTTGGGGCTAATATGGGCCCCATGAATAACATGAGCATCCCTATGGGCAACATGCCCATGACCCAAATGGGCAACATCCCAGCAGTTCAAGGCCTACCAGCTGCTGCCGCGATGAACGGTGGTGCCGCCGGCGGTGGATACTTccaaggtggtggtggtggtccAGATATGATGCCTGGCGGCAACTCttaccaacaacaacaatacaTGGCTGCAATGATGAACCAGCAAAGGGCAATGGGGAATGATAGATTCCAGCCAATGATGTATGCTAGGCCTCCTATGGCTGTCAATTACATGTACCCTCCTCCTTATAGCTACCCTCCTCCTCCTCATGAACCATATTCCAACTATTTCAGTGATGAGAATACTTCCAGCTGCAGTGTTATGTGA